From bacterium, the proteins below share one genomic window:
- a CDS encoding transposase family protein yields the protein MEDTRLYAMLLGIDFPWRISKVQVEMASERIDVWVEEAAGARFSCAACRQDAPVYDHMAEQVWRHLDTCQCRTYVHAALPRTNCPKDGVKQVRAPWAEPRSQFTRMFEVRLIDTLKECDVTGVTRLAGTSWDETWG from the coding sequence ATGGAAGACACCAGACTCTATGCGATGTTGCTGGGCATTGATTTCCCGTGGCGTATCAGCAAGGTGCAGGTGGAGATGGCTTCGGAGCGGATCGACGTTTGGGTTGAGGAAGCGGCGGGCGCGCGGTTTTCCTGCGCGGCGTGCCGGCAGGACGCCCCGGTATACGACCACATGGCCGAGCAAGTGTGGCGGCACCTGGATACTTGCCAGTGCCGAACGTATGTGCACGCCGCCCTGCCGCGGACGAACTGTCCAAAGGACGGTGTGAAGCAGGTTCGTGCACCGTGGGCGGAGCCGAGGTCGCAATTCACGAGGATGTTTGAGGTGAGGTTGATCGACACGTTGAAGGAATGCGACGTGACGGGGGTGACGCGTCTGGCGGGCACCTCTTGGGACGAGACGTGGGGCG